CGGGAGATTTTACCCATTGTTCCGTCAGCAACCATTTCATCAATGGTAGACTGAACTTTTTCTTCAAGGGATTTATCATTCATGCGAAAAGCAATACCGAAAGGTTCGCTGGAAATGAATCCGGGCAGACCCATGTATTTTCCGGGACGGGTGGACATGTAATAACGGCCTGCAATGTTATCAACAACAACAGCAGAAATACGACCGGCTTCGAGGTCGAGGAATGCTTTAGGGTTGGTGTCATATTCACGAATTTCAACAGGAGCAGGTTTCAGACTCTTTGCAGCTTCCAAAGCAGGGGAACCTTTCTGAACACCAACGATTTTGCCACCGAGTTCTTTGGAAGACTTTACTTCTTTGTTACCCATAGCAACAACTGCAATCTGTCCGTCCATGATGTAAGGCTTTGAAAAAAGAACCTTAGCCTGACGTTCAGCAGTGATAGTCATACCATTCCAGATACAGTCAAATTTATTTGAATTGAGAGAGTGAATAACTCCGTCCCATGCGGTAGGCTGCCATACAATCTTGAGTCCGAGGCGCTTTCCGACTTCTTCTGCCGCATCAATATCAAAGCCGACAAGTTTGCCGTCATCAAGACGGAAACCCATTG
The nucleotide sequence above comes from Maridesulfovibrio ferrireducens. Encoded proteins:
- a CDS encoding amino acid ABC transporter substrate-binding protein — its product is MKRLLVILMVAMMLAFAVMAQASDDSWNKVKDSGKLAIGLDDAFPPMGFRLDDGKLVGFDIDAAEEVGKRLGLKIVWQPTAWDGVIHSLNSNKFDCIWNGMTITAERQAKVLFSKPYIMDGQIAVVAMGNKEVKSSKELGGKIVGVQKGSPALEAAKSLKPAPVEIREYDTNPKAFLDLEAGRISAVVVDNIAGRYYMSTRPGKYMGLPGFISSEPFGIAFRMNDKSLEEKVQSTIDEMVADGTMGKISRKWFGEDITNPAKW